The window TTCTCCTCAGTTGTCAGATCCTCACATTATCAAGATGAGTTTCTAAGGCTGAGGCCATCTCCCAACCTCAGCTGCTTCTCCCTTCTACCCcgttccctcccccccccacattttttttttgattccacAGATTTGGTGGGAAATATTTGTACTCAGACTGAGCTTCAGCCCCTGGAAATCAGGTCTTTCCTGGAATCTTCTTAATTTGTCCTAAAAGAACAACTGCTTTACtttggcttttatttatttacccaCCTCTACATTTCCTCTGaggcattatttttttctggggaggaaatttggagagtcAAAAGTTTTCTAACCTAAtctgccattttcccagaatcctctcccccAGAATAAAATCTCATTAGATTTTATTCAGTATTTATGAATTAAAGTTAAGCTGCCAGAACACTCCTTTATACTTTTCCTTTCTGCTGATGGATGAGATGGAGAGTTAGACATCTGTGATCCTACATATTGATTTGTGTATCACACCCAATTAGTAATGCTCAAATTAATCTCAATTTCCATAGCTATGGAATTTGGACACTTTCTCTGATTTCAAGCCAAAGAACTAATTCTAAAGATGACTtgtgaataaacaaaataatggCATATTGGAACCCAtcagaacaagttgtggtataggaaaataatggaatattattgttttattaaaacgctgattttagaaagatctggaatgATTcccatgaattgatgctgagcaaaacaagtaagaatgtgcaatgatcaattatgaaaaacttgGCACTTCTCAGTACTTCAGTgacccaaagcaatcccaatagactttagacagaaaatgccatctgcattcagaaaaaacaaagaaacaaaaaaaaaactaaggagagtgaatgtaaatcagcacatactGCaactctcccatggtttttcccttttactctgatttttctctcccaacatgatgtgtattaaaataaatttactaggaaaaaacaGAACATCAGAGCTGTACCTACAGGATAAGTGGAAAATCATATCCTTTAGCTGAGTGGGttaatattcacatatataatgcTGGGATCTGGAGTTTCCCACTTTAAttcctatgtgccaagcacagttCTTTAAAGAGATTTATATCCTGCTGGAAacagaaaaatgctatctacttccagagaaagaactacgcagactgcagattttcacctttctgttttttctctcacaattttctctttttgttctgatttttcattcccaatatggcttttgttaaaaaaaaaaaaaaatattgtatatgtatcAGATTGCTAGCTACCTTGGGGAAAGGgaagtaatggggaaaaaaatttagtattcaaaatatttttgctgaggcaattgggcttgactaacttgcccaggattacacagctaggaagtgttaagtgtctgagaccaaatttgaactcgggtcctccagATTTTAGGGTCCcagttctttttgaaaaaaaaaaaaaaaaacaaaaaaacaacaatataaaaataaaagcagcacTTCACATCTGGAACACTCTCCATTATTTAAATTGCTTCAACAATTctatattctctccattttacctGCTGTCCaatatgtataatcaagcaaaGTCTTTCCTtgcccatattaaaaaaaacaaaccccttCATtcttcaagtcatttaaccctttacTGTTCCAGGCAGCTAAAACCAGGCTGCAGGTAGGCAAGTTGCACTGGAAGTTTCCTTTAAAAAGGTCCTGATCTTTAGggttttattgatattattaattaattattgattCCAGTTTGGACCAACAGGTTCAAGATTAATCAACATGTATTAGATAACCAAATGACAGGAAACTAAAACCTATTTAGGTTCTATTGGCAATTGATGGTGAACTATTTCCCAATTTGCCATTagcattcaattttaaaaatcaagatggACGGAGGCCTGTGGTAATTTGAATGAATAGCaagtacatgcatatatatacaatgGGGCTGAGAACTATGAATAGGCATTACTAAGGGGACATACAAGGATGACTTGTATTGTAGAAGCCTTCCTTGAAGTAGAGCCCACACCCATACCCACTGGCAGACTAAAAAAATGTCCATGGCCAAAACCCTTTATCTCCTGCTTTTTTTGTTCTGTGGCTCCTCAGAGGAAAGCTTCCTTACTGGAGGGGGTTGAAGTCCCTTTTCCTAAAGATAATCCATTTGCCTTTCTTGCATCATTTTTTAGCAGGGTgcctaatatatttttttctcatagttttaaCCTCAAAGTTATGGTGACATATAGTCTTAAGTATACACATTAACTCCATCAACAACTTCATCTCTAAAAAAATTCTGGGTACCAAAAGCTACTTCTCAAAGATTTGAGACaacttaaagttttattttagattCTTTTAGAAATCAGCTAACTGAAAGTTTccattattaaaatatacatacaacatacatcTAATTCAGTTCTCActttaatatatgaaaaattggAGCATTTAAGTAACTTCTCCAAAGGTTGCATAAGCTAAGAAATGGGAGAACTAATGAGATTCCTATTCTGTTTTCCTCAGGTAAAAATCTAAAAACTTTTCCACCACAGTATTATAAGGAAGGACTAGAGATAAAAACGAGCCCAGAACACTCaaacacattttaattttctttatcattcaaaacaaaagaacccaagtcctttttatttattcttttgactttgtgcTTGTGCCTTCAACACCTTCACAACAATTTTCTGCTCTTCAATGAGGAAAGCACGCTTGATCCTGGATGGAAAAACatttaatgcaaaaatatttctgaaattaaatCTCCCTTCATAAACCTACTAATCAAagcaaacaataaacattttcttaaagcacctactatggacCAGGTATTATGCAAAATGATAGAACAAAGGTCAAGGAAaaacccttaatttttttttttttttaagcatttttgaATTAAACCAGAAACTCAATGAATTCAAGGCTGACATTTCcccccaacttttaaaaaatattttggtaatttgtcagtaattgatttcttttgaaatcttaatGCCATATAAAGTTATTACTGAGGTTTcctaggtttcaccagactgtccAAGGAATCCTAAGAACCCCTACCCTAAAGAGACATAGTCACTTACTGTCACTAAAACTTTGCCAGGCAATTATCACAAGTAAGACAATGCTTTTAAAAGCTATTTCATATGCATGCCTCTGTAGTCCCTGGATGATCACACCACTGTCTACCTATAATCTACTATATAAAGGTAGAGAAGATTCTTATCCCAGGATtcaaaaaaaaggagaaacaattaGGGGCTATATAAAGACCTAAAAGTTCAATTTCAACATTATTTATAAATACTCTAAAGTAGcactgttttgttttgaatttcaaatatgaatacaattttttaaatcactaagGCTTCCAATGAGTAAATggtaaaatgaaatcattttaaatcCACAGAAACTTGGTCTAAGAACAGATGTGCATGAAGCTGGTGAAGAAGGTGTTTCTTCTCCAACAGCCCAGTTTATGGCTACCTGGAATAGGTTTGCCCTGCAAAAAAACAAAGGCTGAGCTGGGTTATGTTGCCAACCACAGGCCCTTACATAACTAAACACTCcaacatttactatgtgattcCATCCAGAGTACAAGCACTAGTTTGTGTAAAAGGAATTAGCTCTAAATCCTAAATTTGACTAAAATTAAATCCAGTCACTAATCCTCAATGCGCCTTAAATTTGTTATTTGTGTTGGATTTTgtccttggagttttctttgccattttcttctctagagtgtccccattttacagatggggaagtgAGGCAcatatgtgtctgaggtcaggtttgaacttttcctgaatccaggcccatGGAAGGCCAATATATCACTTAGCTGTCCTGGGCCTCGGTTTTACTCCTTAAAATGAAGTAGTTACAAGGATCCAGACTTTtctaaactgggaaaacaatgaACTCAAGTAAAAGAGACAAGGATTTTAGTGCGACTGCCAGAAGAAACAGAAGCCTGTTGAGTCAGGAATTTAAATATTAGGCATTAAGCAGAGGGACTTGAAAACAGATCCCAAGACTATATCTCTACCAAATTAtgacagaaacaaacaaatagattttatgaagacaaagaataaagaaaactagGAAACAGCACCTGAGCTGTCTTACTAAAGAGATTGCTAACATcacataaaactagaaaaataggtTAAAGCCAGACTGAAGAAATTTAAATGCTAAGCTGTGAAGTTTGTTGTTTatcaaggagggaaaaagacaaaagttcTAAAGCAGGAGAATTAACAGGATTGGTTGGGTCTGTGCTTCAGGAAGATTTGTGCAGCTGTGGAATAGCTTAGAGGCAGAAAAACTAAAATCAAAAGGCTCCTTCCTTGGTTCCCATCCCTTTCTCCATTCCCATATTACATTTCAAGCAGTTGGTGATGAAGGCCAGTTTAGGGATGAAAGTTCGATTTTGAGAGTCACTGCATGGAAAGGTGATAAGCTAATCAAGGGGATACAAAAGTAAGAAGGCTCAAAAAAAAGAAGGCTTTTTGGAAGAACACCCCTACCTGGGGAGAGGGCACAGATAGCAATGTTAAAGACTTACAAGCAGTTAACAGTGTCAAAAGTTGGAGAGATCAAGAGGAAGATTTTTAAGAGTGTCAGATCGAGCATTTAGCAGTTTGGGCTTCAATACTCACACCAAAAAATCAAGTAGTTAAATGAGGTGCTTTCTACAATATAAACAAACTTAGTCTTTTGATTAACCTAGCTACTATTATTGAGCaatactgaaataaataaaatttcttgctTATCACCCCaattcaaagcttcttaaaaaagGTTGACTGGCTTACCCTAAAATCCAGGACAAAtacaaattaacatttaaaacccattaaaaaaaatcagttttgagCACTATTAACATTTGATATAGCTACCAATTATCCCTTAAGTCAGCCGTTACCCCGTAAAAAATggctttaaaagttttatttaccTGTCACGTACACATTTAGCACACATGGAGCCACCATAAGCTCTGCTGACatgcttttttgtctttgaaagcCTCATAAGAACTTTAGGTCTCACCGCACGAACCTgcataataaaaagattttacattaaaacatgcttttaaaattttttaaaccatAGTGTTTACATTATGATGATCATGTCACTATCTAAAATAGTGTTAAATTCACAATGCTCCCCTCTTACACTAAGAATTTCTTTTCCACTGTTTTATAACTGTTGGATGCCAAATGCCATGGAGAAATTCACTTTCAAATAAGAATTAATCTCCCATTCAGTCCCAATACCTATTATGTGGCAGGTATTGTGCTTGATGGGGGGCATAGAAAGGCAAGAAATAGTtctctaccttcaaggaacttgtaCTCTATCAGACCTTGATTAATCTGGGAAGAGTCCTCAAAATTACAAACACCAACTTGACAAGAtgattacagaaaaaataaatataggaacTTACACCTCTAAGTCTTCCTGGGCACACACCACAGGCTGATTTTGGTGCTTTTCCAACTTTCTTGGTATAAAGGTAAACAATTCTGTTACCTGGGGTTCGTGATCTGTgccaaaaagaggaaagaattactgaagaaattcaaaataatgcttataaattaaaaacatgaaTACTTACCGCACATGAATACTTACAGCCGAGTTTTGTTGGAAGCTGTATTGTAGGACAACCTACGGCGATATGTCAGACGCTGaaccatttttaatttctttaaaaaaaaaaaggtcattcttAGATAAGACACCAATtacttttcatcatttaaaaagatttttaattccaTATTTTCTCTCCTACCCAATGAGAACGCAAATAATATCAAatgaatgatattttattttgtcaaatgaaatcatgtaaaacatttgtattttctatttttaatattttactttttaaaagcctGGCCATCACTTTACAACTTTATCTCTACATGACACTGTCCAGCAAAACGTCAATTTTATAAGTGATAAATAAACTACactaaaatgattatatttagGAGCTATATGAGGTCTTCCAAGATCACACTAAAAAAGGGACCTAGAAGATCCAAAATTTGGCAGATTAGAAATTTAAGGATTTAAGCAATTTGCTTAAAAACCACACAAAGTGCCTCTAAATCCAGCACTATTATTCTACTGGAGAAACTAAAAACATgaagttattttcatatttttctttcttcaacgTGAGCACATCCCTTTCACAGAAAAGGAGCTGTTAATTACCCCCCTGGCATTAAAGAGAGATTTCCAAAAGCAGAAAAGTAGTCTGACCAGAGGACTTAGAAAAAAGCCAATTATCATCTCTTTCccagattttatgattttaaactAAAGCTTGAATAAGCTCATCCAAATCATTATTATaaactggaatcaggaaatgTAGCTGGTAGTAGCTTTGACTCCTAGTAAGCTCCTTTAATTAACTCCAGCTCCTTCCCTTTaccttatttttcagatataaACCTGCAAATGGCAATGAAAATGCCCATTTTGAGGCCCTACTGTGTGACTAAAGGGAAATCCCTTAATCTCGTTTTCATTTACTTCATTtactaaatgagaaaaatgggacTCCATGACTTCCCTTTTAATGCTTTCAAACTATGATACGATCTGAGATATTGTAGGTATGAAATTTGCTTTGTACAAAATTGATATAAAttgggattttttgggggggaggccCGGATGtgaactgtgttccctttaatctctGGAGGAAAGGCGATTCAAGGTCGAGGTAAGTTGTCTTAttcaattattaattaaaaaccaGTCTCCCAGATTCATCAGGTGACAGGCTGGGGACCAAAGATCAGCCCCAATATACTTAGCCCTGTATGCCCAGCCATTTCGCAAATCCATCCGGCCAGGATTCTTCGCCCACTAACAAAGCTGCCTTCTTAGTGAAAATAAACCGAAATaaatctccctttttttttttattttttatttttttttttttttgccacagacGTCGAGTTTGTGAGTTCTTTTGCAAGGGACCTGCGACCTTGATCAGAGGGTATCTCTTACTCTCAACTCTCGCACCTCATCAAAGTGACTCAAATACATAAAaggacaaacaaataaaataacaaggttgttttattttttaatgctcGTCCATTTAGTCCTTCCTGTCAGTTTTCCAATTCAACGGAATTgccgccaaaaaaaaaaaaaaaaaaaaaaagccgagtttttgttttttaacattaacGCCGCCAGTCCCCCCTTCTCCCGGCTCCCACCCGACTACGCGGGAAATCCTAGCGACGCCCGCGGCCTTTAAAACGAGCTCTCTACGCTAAGGGAGAGCCCGCTCCCTGCGCCAGGGCCCAAGGCGCCCAAGGCTCGGGCCGAGGGAGCTCGGGAGTCGCGTCCCAGGCGCCGGCCGAAGCGCCCCTTCCGCAGGGAGCCCGGGACGACAGGAACAGCAGGGCTCTGAAGCCAAAAGGAGAAAGCCAGCCGCGCTCCACGCCGCTGTTAGCACCCGTCGGCGTCCCGAGCCCGAGGGAAGCCATCCGCAGCGGCCTCGGTCCCCGGCCCTTGTCGGATGCCGGCGGATTGTAAAGAGACACGAAAGACAGCGAACAGAGAAGGCTCCATACCAGTCAGGCCCGATAccggaaaaaggaagaaagggtggGCAATCTGAGCGCTCCAATAGTGACTTCACAGGCTCTTCCTCGATCCACCCGAGAACGGAAGTTTCAAAGGAGAGGGCGGGTCTGGTGTGGGCGCAGCCATGTTGTACGGCATATTGCCGGCACTCCCGCAAGCCAGCTGATAAGCAAAGCTCAAATTTTACCTTTGACGCTTGCAAGGTGAAGTTCGTTGCCTGTTCTGGCTTCGGCTTCCTTATCTGTGTAAAATAGAGGATGAGGATTGAACCGTACTTCTGAGGTTCCTCCCCTCTCTAGATGATGATGCTAAGCTTTTGTAAAACGTCTTGTTTTACGTTTACattaactctgggaggtaggtgctattattttcaatttacagataaggaaactaaggcagaaaagTGCCTTGCCCGCTATTGCAGAGTTTAAGGCGCGATTTGAacactttcccccccccccccccccccccccccccccccattcataAAACTTCAATGCTCAGTCTACAATCCCACGGCGTCGAGAAGACAAGGAATCCAGGGCGGGCAAATCACTTTGTctccctggtcctcagtttcctcatctgtaaaatgaagtctGGAGTAGCTCACCTCTTCTCGTGCCCTTTTTGTTACCCTGGTGAAGCCCATAGACCCtttcccagaataatgtttttaaatgcataaaataaaatatccaaggaaatcaattatatttataaatggcAAAATATTTCTCTTATAAATGTTGTGGACTCCAGCGTTAgggactttccttctgagaattgtcATGCAAGCCATGCCAGCAGGTAGGATGGACCCAGGAGGTAGAGGGGGGCGTGGCCTCGAGGCAGGGGGCTGGGTCTTACAGGTGTTAGCGGTTTGCATCCACCTAGGCAGTGCTGAGTGGGCTAGTgggtaatcccagaggagagtaaatataaatggccaGCTTTGCCATTATAAGCAGAAGAGAAGGATGAGGAGAGGAATATGTAAGATATGTATGGCCCTGGTAATCTGTAGCCTCAGTGTGAGAGTTTATACTCCAGGGTTAAGAATTCCTGAAATAGATAATCCCTGGAGACATCTTAACTCCACAGTTCTGTGAAAAAGAATTTGTTTCCAACTTGGAACAGTCATTGTGATaaggtgcaaatgatgaggttagtgggtGAGAACTGGGGTGGGCATTCTCCTCTGGTCAGTGCAGCTCCAATGCAGAAAGAATTCGCAAACCAGAAATCTGTGTGTCAAAAAAGGGGgatttttattgttcactaagaaggaggctttcttttttttaatatttaaaaattttttaaaataactttttattgacagaacctatgccagggtaatttttttacaacatcatcccttgcactcacttctgttccgattgtacccctccctcccttcaccacctcccctagatgacaagcagtcctatatatgttgaatatgtcgcagtatatcctagatacaatgtatgtgtgcagaaccgaacagttctcttgttgctcagggagaattggatttagaaggtaaaaataacccaagaagaagaacaaaaatgcaagcagtttacattcatttcccagtgttctttctttgagtgtagctgcttctgtccatcattgatcaattgaaactgaattagaccttctctttctcaaagacatccacttccatcagaatacatcctcatacagtatcgttgttgacatatataataatctggttctgctcatttcgctcagcatcagttcatgtaagtttcgccaatcctctctgtattcatcctgctggtcgtttcttacagaacaataatattccacaacattcacataccacaattaacccaaccattctccaactgatgggcatccactcagtttccagtttctagccactacaaacagggctgtcacaaacattttggcacatacaggtttcAGAAGGAGGCTTTCTTAGCAGGCAAAACTCCTCATTAGGAATTTGGCAGAGATGGATTGAAAAATCAGGATTATATGAGATCAGTTTTGACCTGGGGTTGGGAGCTGTCTGGGCTAATCAATAGAGAACCATCAAacagatctccaattgaataaaatcacttaactgggagtttgaaggCTTTTCTCAGGATCTGGAAACTCCTGAATTGGGTACAGTTTCCAGGCctcccaaaagatctcagtttatgtcAATGGAAGGTGACTGACCAAGATCTCGGATTGATTGAAACAAATAAGATTTGTATCCCCTCTATTCCTGGTCAGGGAACCGAATGATGAGGTTTGGCGCAGGGCAGAGAGTCGTGGAAACCCCTTCTGGTTGGTGCAGGTCcttcaaaaaagaatttgtgaacctgaaaagttagactggcaaaaagtttattgttggatagaaactgGTTTGCTAAGAGATTGATACTTATAGTATCAAAGTCCCattagggaaatggagtctggcactgagaagagaatgccttctcagccaACAGTGTCCTAGCAAATCGCTTGGGTctctgcaaggagtgagtttaAGGAAACTTGTTATATAGGTAGCTCTTGGTGGGGGGCCGGAgctgagctgatcagaccagaatttctcaattgaatgtagaatttcaaaaagatcagTGGGAGTTGATTTGCTCTTGAATAGTGTTGCTTCTCTCATCCTAGGAGGATGGGCCGTCTTtctagactccttggagcctgggagatcctgatctctcagatcaaaaaggggacacaatttaattttaaagggaacagtttccataaagggaacacagtttcagagtgataatcttataGGGAATacagcttcagtaaagggaacagtttccctcctaCTTCAGAATCTCTTATCTGGGAGTTTACAGGCTTTTCCCAGGTCTGGGAACTCCCTGAAGGGGATCCAGGCCACCCCCAAAAGAAAATATGTGGTGGGAGAAATATCCCCAGATATAACTGGGGGTTATATATAATGttcagatataactgaacaatTCTAGCACTCATATCATGAAATTTTGACTTATAagaaaatctaaatctaaaatcaaAATCTAAAATTTTGACTTAGAAATTGAGTCCTTTTTAccagcaaggaaactgaggc of the Sarcophilus harrisii chromosome 6, mSarHar1.11, whole genome shotgun sequence genome contains:
- the LOC100932646 gene encoding 60S ribosomal protein L34; its protein translation is MVQRLTYRRRLSYNTASNKTRLSRTPGNRIVYLYTKKVGKAPKSACGVCPGRLRGVRAVRPKVLMRLSKTKKHVSRAYGGSMCAKCVRDRIKRAFLIEEQKIVVKVLKAQAQSQKNK